Genomic segment of Candidatus Zixiibacteriota bacterium:
TAGAAGAGACGCTGGACGGAGGTGATATAAGAAGTAAGTCCCACAATAATGAGAGCGGTTTCGAGAATGCGCATTTTGGGGTAGTAATGTTCCAGCAGGGCGCCGATGATAATAAGGGTGAATTTTTCCAATCGTCCCATTATACCGACCGCGCAATTTTCGATTTTGCCGATAGACTCGGCCGCAGCGCGGGTATAACTGGCGATTATCATCCCGAAGAGAGCGAAAAGCCCCCAGCCGGGATGCACCATATTGGAAAGGGTAATGCCGGCGAGGATGAAAAATTCGCCGTAGCGGTCGGAAACATGGTCGAGAATGCCGCCGAAAGAAGTCCCCATATTGCCGGCGCGCGCGGTGGCGCCGT
This window contains:
- a CDS encoding CDP-alcohol phosphatidyltransferase family protein, whose translation is MAEINKLKRQYYERSTLGLGRFCLKLGLTPNLLTAVSLASAIVSGIYFWKAEVWWGVIWMLITSITDMLDGATARAGNMGTSFGGILDHVSDRYGEFFILAGITLSNMVHPGWGLFALFGMIIASYTRAAAESIGKIENCAVGIMGRLEKFTLIIIGALLEHYYPKMRILETALIIVGLTSYITSVQRLFYAHKLLNQKKD